In Tenrec ecaudatus isolate mTenEca1 chromosome 5, mTenEca1.hap1, whole genome shotgun sequence, the following are encoded in one genomic region:
- the AARD gene encoding alanine- and arginine-rich domain-containing protein, giving the protein MNPDAQEEGPGSRRLLEDVRRRLARVFLRVGPRADSRRTRVAAAAAAAAEREDRARARVEGALAALRAELVEMHLQNHQLTRTLLDLNAKMQQLRSENVCEIAADSLGQEDDAVDQE; this is encoded by the exons ATGAACCCCGACGCCCAGGAGGAGGGCCCCGGGTCCCGCAGGCTGCTGGAAGACGTCCGGCGGCGGCTGGCGCGCGTCTTCCTGCGCGTGGGGCCGCGAGCAGACTCCAGACGCACgcgggtggcggcggcggcggcggcggcggcggagcgcGAGGACAGGGCCCGGGCGCGCGTCGAGGGAGCCCTGGCCGCGCTGCGCGCCGAGCTG GTGGAAATGCATCTCCAAAACCACCAACTGACCAGAACGTTACTGGATTTAAACGCGAAAATGCAGCAATTGAGAAGCGAGAATGTCTGCGAAATTGCAGCCGATTCTCTAGGCCAGGAAGATGATGCTGTGGACCAGGAATAA